The following proteins are encoded in a genomic region of Arachis stenosperma cultivar V10309 chromosome 4, arast.V10309.gnm1.PFL2, whole genome shotgun sequence:
- the LOC130973890 gene encoding uncharacterized protein LOC130973890, with the protein MADSSSVINHEQKENTTPTPSDLKSEQRVLVSGDSHSVQITTFRLNGSNYLRWSQSVQMYIRGRGKIGYLTGEQSQPNITDPQYHVWDTKNSMVMTWLVNSMEEDISSNYMYYTTAKELWDSVKEMYSDLGNKSQIYELTLKAREIQQGSDNVTKYFHTLKRVWQDLDHFNNYKWNSVADAKHHQQTVEEGRIFQFLAGLNVELDEVRGRIIGKAILPSIGEVFAEVRREKTRRAVMMGKCKTEQTSLESNALLVAPAALKSSSNQKHPSNLWCDHCNKPRHTRETCWKIHGKSAHFKGSKPGPKIRSTPTAHEAEKSSLSKEQVEQLIRLLNSSSVSSTPSGSLAQIGPDFGEDDWQC; encoded by the exons ATGGCTGACAGTTCCTCAGTCATTAATCATGAACAGAAAGAGAACACCACTCCTACTCCATCAGATTTAAAATCTGAGCAACGGGTACTAGTTAGTGGTGACTCTCATTCAGTTCAGATCACCACATTTCGACTCAATGGGTCAAATTACCTTAGGTGGTCTCAATCAGTTCAGATGTATATCCGTGGAAGAGGGAAGATTGGATATCTCACTGGTGAGCAAAGCCAGCCTAACATCACTGACCCACAATATCATGTGTGGGATACCAAAAATTCCATGGTGATGACATGGCTGGTGAACTCAATGGAGGAGGATATCAGCAGTAACTACATGTACTATACCACAGCCAAAGAATTGTGGGATAGTGTCAAGGAGATGTACTCTGATCTTGGGAATAAATCCCAGATTTATGAACTTACTCTAAAAGCTAGAGAAATTCAACAAGGGAGTGACAATGTCACCAAATATTTTCACACATTGAAGCGGGTGTGGCAGGATCTTGACCACTTCAATAACTACAAGTGGAATTCAGTCGCTGATGCCAAACACCACCAACAAACAGTGGAAGAAGGGAGGATATTCCAGTTTCTTGCAGGCCTCAACGTGGAGCTAGATGAAGTTCGTGGCAGAATTATTGGAAAAGCAATCCTACCCTCAATTGGAGAAGTATTTGCTGAAGTTAGAAGAGAGAAAACTCGTAGAGCTGTGATGATGGGAAAATGCAAGACTGAACAGACCTCTTTGGAGTCTAATGCACTTTTAGTGGCACCTGCTGCACTTAAAAGTTCATCAAATCAGAAGCACCCCTCCAATCTTTGGTGTGACCACTGCAATAAACCTCGTCACACCCGAGAAACCTGCTGGAAGATTCATGGAAAATCAGCACATTTTAAAGGCAGCAAACCTGGTCCCAAAATACGCTCTACCCCAACTGCTCATGAGGCTGAAAAATCATCATTGAGTAAGGAACAGGTTGAGCAGCTCATAAGGCTGTTAAATTCCAGTTCTGTGTCTAGTACTCCTAGTGGTTCTTTGGCTCAAATAG GACCGGACTTCGGGGAAGATGATTGGCAGTGCTAA
- the LOC130973524 gene encoding uncharacterized protein LOC130973524 isoform X2, with the protein MEALKACYGDGSSDSDSEAAPSCTTKARSEEFTLLPPPPISLLDPLSLLGSQDLEIGQTTRVRSFPHVDGNYVLHVYIPIHISSSSKKEIATFLKKVTSQEPNLHVVDIDLPLKVLCKSDEKLEQVVLGREFHISLGRTVPIGVHQIDSVVSMLRQKLQTRHHYWIDFNQWEVFVNDDHTRTFLSLEVVQGGLVEITKQIELINAIYKLHSLPEFYKDPRPHISLAWALGDISHSLNNTVNEVSKNCVAKSPNKSIFSCKFKGIECKIGKKIYTVCKISD; encoded by the exons ATGGAGGCACTGAAGGCTTGTTATGGGGATGGATCTTCTGATTCGGATTCTGAAGCTGCCCCTTCATGTACAACTAAAGCTCGCTCCGAAGAATTCACACTGTTGCCACCACCTCCTATCTCGCTCCTTGACCCTCTAAGTTTGCTTG GTTCTCAAGATCTGGAAATAGGACAGACAACTAGAGTTAGGAGTTTCCCTCATGTTGATGGTAACTATGTCCTACATGTATACATACCAA TTCATATTTCATCTTCATCAAAAAAAGAAATAGCCACTTTCTTGAAGAAAGTCACCTCTCAGGAACCTAATCTTCATGTTGTTGACATTGATCTCCCACTTAAAGTCCTCTGCAAAAGTGATGAGAAGCTTGAACAGGTTGTCTTGGGAAGGGAGTTTCACATAAGTTTGGGACGAACTGTTCCAATAGGGGTTCATCAAATTGACTCAGTGGTCTCAATGCTTCGACAGAAACTTCAAACACGACACCA TTATTGGATTGACTTCAACCAGTGGGAGGTATTTGTAAATGATGATCATACACGCACCTTTCTCTCCTTAGAAGTTGTTCAAGGAGGTTTAGTAGAG ATAACAAAGCAAATTGAATTGATCAATGCAATTTATAAGCTTCATAGCCTTCCTGAATTTTACAAG GATCCACGGCCTCACATATCATTAGCATGGGCATTGGGTGACATAAGCCATTCCCTAAATAATACTGTAAACGAGGTATCAAAGAACTGCGTTGCGAAATCTCCAAACAAATCTATTTTTAGCTGTAAATTCAAAGGAATTGAGTGTAAGATTGGCAAGAAAATATATACAGTTTGTAAAATCTCAGATTGA
- the LOC130973524 gene encoding uncharacterized protein LOC130973524 isoform X1, translated as MEALKACYGDGSSDSDSEAAPSCTTKARSEEFTLLPPPPISLLDPLSLLGSQDLEIGQTTRVRSFPHVDGNYVLHVYIPIHISSSSKKEIATFLKKVTSQEPNLHVVDIDLPLKVLCKSDEKLEQVVLGREFHISLGRTVPIGVHQIDSVVSMLRQKLQTRHHSYWIDFNQWEVFVNDDHTRTFLSLEVVQGGLVEITKQIELINAIYKLHSLPEFYKDPRPHISLAWALGDISHSLNNTVNEVSKNCVAKSPNKSIFSCKFKGIECKIGKKIYTVCKISD; from the exons ATGGAGGCACTGAAGGCTTGTTATGGGGATGGATCTTCTGATTCGGATTCTGAAGCTGCCCCTTCATGTACAACTAAAGCTCGCTCCGAAGAATTCACACTGTTGCCACCACCTCCTATCTCGCTCCTTGACCCTCTAAGTTTGCTTG GTTCTCAAGATCTGGAAATAGGACAGACAACTAGAGTTAGGAGTTTCCCTCATGTTGATGGTAACTATGTCCTACATGTATACATACCAA TTCATATTTCATCTTCATCAAAAAAAGAAATAGCCACTTTCTTGAAGAAAGTCACCTCTCAGGAACCTAATCTTCATGTTGTTGACATTGATCTCCCACTTAAAGTCCTCTGCAAAAGTGATGAGAAGCTTGAACAGGTTGTCTTGGGAAGGGAGTTTCACATAAGTTTGGGACGAACTGTTCCAATAGGGGTTCATCAAATTGACTCAGTGGTCTCAATGCTTCGACAGAAACTTCAAACACGACACCA TAGTTATTGGATTGACTTCAACCAGTGGGAGGTATTTGTAAATGATGATCATACACGCACCTTTCTCTCCTTAGAAGTTGTTCAAGGAGGTTTAGTAGAG ATAACAAAGCAAATTGAATTGATCAATGCAATTTATAAGCTTCATAGCCTTCCTGAATTTTACAAG GATCCACGGCCTCACATATCATTAGCATGGGCATTGGGTGACATAAGCCATTCCCTAAATAATACTGTAAACGAGGTATCAAAGAACTGCGTTGCGAAATCTCCAAACAAATCTATTTTTAGCTGTAAATTCAAAGGAATTGAGTGTAAGATTGGCAAGAAAATATATACAGTTTGTAAAATCTCAGATTGA
- the LOC130976006 gene encoding OVARIAN TUMOR DOMAIN-containing deubiquitinating enzyme 11 isoform X2: MSENLRSASGSSSSSLNSSFQDTEDDQTIARILAEDENFRDGNKLGKRLSHLDSIPHTPRVNGEIPDVNDATLDHERLVTYGLAELQMEGDGNCQFRALADQLFRNPEYHKHVRRQVIKQLKHHKKLYEGYVPMKYKSYLKMMKKSGEWGDHITLQAAADRFNAKICLVTSFRDTCYIEILPTDKNYTIELWLSFWSEVHYNSLYASGDVPARAPRKKYWLF, encoded by the exons ATGAGTGAAAACCTGAGATCTGCAAGTGGCAGCTCGAGCTCAAGTTTGAACAGCAGCTTTCAGGATACAGAGGATGATCAAACCATTGCTCGTATCTTGGCAGAAGACGAGAATTTCAGGGATGGAAACAAGCTTGGGAAGCGACTTTCTCATTTAGATTCAATTCCG CACACACCTCGTGTTAATGGAGAGATTCCTGATGTAAATGACGCAACACTAGACCATGAGAG GTTAGTTACATATGGTTTGGCCGAACTGCAGATGGAGGGTGATGGGAATTGCCAG TTTCGAGCTTTAGCAGATCAGTTGTTCCGTAATCCTGAGTACCACAAGCATGTAAGGAGGCAGGTTATCAAGCAG CTAAAGCATCACAAAAAGTTGTATGAAGGTTATGTACCAATGAAGTACAAAAGCTACctgaagatgatgaaaaa ATCAGGAGAATGGGGAGATCATATTACTCTACAAGCAGCTGCAGACCGG TTCAATGCCAAAATCTGTTTAGTCACCTCGTTCAGAGACACTTGCTATATCGAGATCCTTCCTACGGACAAAAACTATACTATAG AGCTATGGCTAAGCTTCTGGAGTGAAGTGCACTACAATTCACTGTACGCAAGTGGAG ATGTTCCTGCTAGAGCACCTAGGAAGAAATATTGGCTCTTCTAG
- the LOC130976006 gene encoding OVARIAN TUMOR DOMAIN-containing deubiquitinating enzyme 11 isoform X1: MSENLRSASGSSSSSLNSSFQDTEDDQTIARILAEDENFRDGNKLGKRLSHLDSIPHTPRVNGEIPDVNDATLDHERLSERLVTYGLAELQMEGDGNCQFRALADQLFRNPEYHKHVRRQVIKQLKHHKKLYEGYVPMKYKSYLKMMKKSGEWGDHITLQAAADRFNAKICLVTSFRDTCYIEILPTDKNYTIELWLSFWSEVHYNSLYASGDVPARAPRKKYWLF, encoded by the exons ATGAGTGAAAACCTGAGATCTGCAAGTGGCAGCTCGAGCTCAAGTTTGAACAGCAGCTTTCAGGATACAGAGGATGATCAAACCATTGCTCGTATCTTGGCAGAAGACGAGAATTTCAGGGATGGAAACAAGCTTGGGAAGCGACTTTCTCATTTAGATTCAATTCCG CACACACCTCGTGTTAATGGAGAGATTCCTGATGTAAATGACGCAACACTAGACCATGAGAGGTTGTCTGAAAG GTTAGTTACATATGGTTTGGCCGAACTGCAGATGGAGGGTGATGGGAATTGCCAG TTTCGAGCTTTAGCAGATCAGTTGTTCCGTAATCCTGAGTACCACAAGCATGTAAGGAGGCAGGTTATCAAGCAG CTAAAGCATCACAAAAAGTTGTATGAAGGTTATGTACCAATGAAGTACAAAAGCTACctgaagatgatgaaaaa ATCAGGAGAATGGGGAGATCATATTACTCTACAAGCAGCTGCAGACCGG TTCAATGCCAAAATCTGTTTAGTCACCTCGTTCAGAGACACTTGCTATATCGAGATCCTTCCTACGGACAAAAACTATACTATAG AGCTATGGCTAAGCTTCTGGAGTGAAGTGCACTACAATTCACTGTACGCAAGTGGAG ATGTTCCTGCTAGAGCACCTAGGAAGAAATATTGGCTCTTCTAG
- the LOC130976005 gene encoding heat shock 70 kDa protein 17 translates to MASFFSKLALILSFFLLFFLFPAQSAVFSVDLGSESLKVAVVNLKPGQTPISIAINEMSKRKSPALVSFNSGNRLLAEEAAGLTARYPQDVYSQIRDLIGKPYGFAKKFLDSMYLPFEVKEDSRGTVSFVVEGDGGATQYSAEELVAMVLGYAVHLAEFHSKVPIKDAVISVPPYFGQAERKGVLQAAQLAGINVLSLINEHSGAALQYGIDKDFSNESRHVVFYDMGSGSTYAALVSFSAYKSKEYGKTVSVNQFQVKDVRWNAELGGQNMELRLVEHFADEFNKQVGGGIDVRKFPKAMAKLKKQVKRTKEILSANTAAPISVESLHNDIDFRSSITREKFEELCDDIWEQSLLPVKEVIEHSGLSMDQIYAVELIGGATRVPKLQAKLQEFLGRKQLDRHLDADEAIVLGAALHAANLSDGIKLNRKLGMIDGSLYGFVVELDGPDLLKDESSRQLLVPRMKKLPSKMFRSVSHNKDFEVLLAYESENHLPPGVTSPEIAKYQISGLTDASEKYSSRNLSSPIKAIIHFSLSRSGILSLDRADAVIEITEWVEVPKKTLTVENSTISSNLSTEAGANNNSTESSEKMETDSGGNTTDSIAEEKVAAEPVMEKKLKKKTFRVPLKIVEKEPGMSLSKDFLAEAKGKLEALDKKDAERKRTAELKNNLEGYIYTTKEKIETVEEFEKVSTSEERQSFVEKLDEVQDWLYTDGEDANATEFQERLDMLKAVGDPVFFRLKELTARPAAIEHAQKYLEELKQIVQEWKVNKSWLPKERVDAILDDAEKLKKWLDEKETEQQKISGFSTPAFTSEEVLLKVFDLQNKVASVNKIPKPKPKIQKPVKNETESKVQEDSGNSNSTSTAGDQSSDSSEGTSEEFADNQEGPSDEKNDEQTEVHDEL, encoded by the exons atggCGTCGTTCTTCTCGAAGCTGGCGTTGATTCTCTCGTTTTTTCTGcttttcttcctctttcctGCTCAATCCGCGGTGTTCAGCGTAGATCTGGGGTCCGAATCGCTCAAAGTTGCTGTCGTGAACTTGAAACCTGGTCAGACACCGATCTCTATCGCCATCAACGAGATGTCGAAGCGCAAATCACCGGCGCTGGTTTCCTTCAACTCCGGCAACCGTCTCCTTGCCGAAGAAGCCGCTGGCCTCACCGCTCGCTATCCGCAGGACGTGTACTCTCAAATCAGGGACCTCATAGGGAAACCCTACGGCTTCGCCAAGAAGTTTCTGGATTCAATGTACCTCCCTTTCGAGGTGAAGGAGGATTCCAGAGGCACAGTGAGCTTCGTGGTGGAAGGCGATGGTGGCGCCACTCAGTATTCCGCGGAGGAATTGGTGGCTATGGTGCTGGGCTATGCGGTGCATTTGGCGGAGTTCCACTCCAAGGTTCCGATCAAAGACGCCGTGATATCGGTGCCGCCTTATTTCGGGCAGGCTGAGAGGAAAGGGGTGCTTCAGGCGGCTCAGTTGGCGGGGATTAATGTTCTCTCGCTGATAAATGAGCATTCTGGCGCTGCGTTGCAGTATGGGATTGACAAAGACTTTTCCAATGAGTCCAGGCATGTTGTTTTTTATGACATGGGTTCTGGCAGTACCTATGCTGCACTTGTTTCTTTCTCAGCGTACAAGAGCAAAGAGTATGGGAAGACTGTGTCTGTGAACCAGTTTCAG GTTAAGGACGTACGTTGGAACGCAGAGCTGGGTGGCCAGAATATGGAACTACGGTTGGTGGAGCATTTTGCAGATGAGTTCAATAAACAAGTTGGTGGTGGAATAGATGTGAGGAAATTTCCCAAGGCTATGGCAAAATTGAAGAAGCAGGTTAAGCGAACAAAAGAAATTCTTAGTGCAAACACAGCAGCTCCTATTTCAGTGGAATCACTTCATAATGATATAGACTTCAG GAGCTCAATAACCCGTGAGAAGTTTGAAGAGCTTTGTGATGATATTTGGGAACAATCTCTTCTGCCAGTGAAAGAGGTGATTGAGCATTCTGGCTTGTCAATGGACCAGATATATGCGGTGGAGTTGATTGGAGGTGCTACCAGAGTGCCAAAGCTACAG GCTAAGCTTCAAGAGTTCCTTGGGAGAAAACAACTTGATAGGCATCTTGATGCTGATGAAGCTATTGTTCTTGGTGCAGCGTTGCACGCTGCAAATTTAAGTGATGGAATTAAATTGAACCGCAAGCTAGGAATGATTGATGGTTCTTTGTATGGATTTGTGGTTGAGTTGGATGGTCCTGATCTTCTGAAGGATGAAAGCTCGAGGCAGTTACTAGTACCACGAATGAAGAAACTACCGAGCAAG ATGTTCAGATCCGTTAGTCACAACAAGGATTTTGAAGTGTTGCTAGCTTATGAAAGTGAAAATCATTTACCACCGGGTGTCACTTCTCCTGAAATTGCAAAATACCAGATTTCTGGTTTGACAGATGCAAGTGAGAA ATACTCATCTCGAAACCTGTCGTCCCCTATCAAGGCAATTATACATTTCTCTCTAAGCAGAAGTGGAATTCTCTCTCTTGATCGGGCTGATGCTGTTATCGAAATAACAGAATGGGTGGAAGTTCCCAAAAAGACCCTGACCGTAGAGAACTCGACTATTTCATCGAACCTATCAACTGAAGCTGGTGCTAACAACAATTCCACAGAAAGCAGTGAAAAAATGGAAACTGATAGTGGGGGTAATACAACCGACAGTATTGCGGAGGAGAAAGTAGCTGCTGAACCTGTCATGGAGAAAAAGCTTAAAAAGAAGACCTTTAGGGTACCATTAAAG ATTGTTGAGAAAGAGCCTGGAATGTCTCTGTCTAAAGATTTTCTTGCCGAAGCCAAAGGAAAATTGGAAGCACTAGACAAAAAAGATGCCGAAAGAAAAAGAACGGCtgagttaaaaaataatttagaaggTTATATATATACCACTAAGGAAAAG ATTGAAACTGTTGAAGAGTTTGAAAAAGTTTCTACAAGTGAGGAACGCCAGTCCTTTGTTGAGAAGCTTGATGAG GTGCAAGATTGGTTGTACACAGATGGTGAAGATGCCAATGCTACTGAGTTTCAAGAACGTCTAGATATGTTGAAAGCTGTTGGTGATCCAGTTTTCTTTAG GTTAAAAGAGCTTACAGCTCGACCAGCTGCTATTGAACATGCCCAGAAATATCTCGAGGAGCTGAAGCAG ATTGTTCAAGAGTGGAAGGTAAACAAGTCTTGGCTTCCAAAAGAACGAGTAGATGCG ATTCTAGATGATGCTGAAAAGTTAAAGAAGTGGTTGGACGAAAAAGAGACTGAACAACAGAA GATTTCTGGATTCAGTACACCAGCTTTTACTTCTGAAGAAGTACTTTTGAAGGTGTTTGATCTTCAAAACAAG GTTGCCAGTGTTAATAAAATTCCCAAGCCTAAGCCTAAAATTCAGAAACCTGTGAAGAATGAAACTGAGAGCAAAGTGCAGGAGGATTCGGGTAATTCTAACTCCACCTCAACTGCCGGTGATCAATCCAGTGACAGTTCAGAAGGCACAAGTGAAGAATTTGCTGACAATCAAGAAGGTCCAAGTGATGAAAAGAATGATGAGCAAACAGAAGTTCATGATGAGTTATGA